The DNA region ATCTCGGCGACCACGGCGAGCAGCAGGACCAACAGGACCGGCACCGCGGTTCCTTTCCGTAAGGAAATTCGAGCAAGTATCTGTCCAACGTCTCAGCTGCCCGAAACGTCCCCGAAACACCAAAAGCCCAGGTCAGAGCTATGATGGCGGCTGAGACCCGGCGTCAAGGGCACGTGGTGTTCACCACGAGCGCCGTTCGGCGTATCCCGATAACGCCGAGTTCACACTATTGTCATGGAAAGTCCCGGATGACCCTGGGGCTCAACGCGCGACATCGGCGTCCACACCGGACCAGACCGCTGCGCGCGAGGCCGCACGACGAGGTGCGCTGCCACTCCGCACGATGAGGTGCGCTCAACCGCCCAAGCCCGGGCATCTTTCCGCACGTCGCCACACAGGACGCGACGCACGCCGGGCCGAGTCGACGGTGAAAGTGCCCATTGCGGCTTTCCCCTGGTCACTCGGCGCGCCCGTGTGCGCTCCAGAGCAAAGGGAGGGCCGCTTCGCATGACGACCCGCCAAGACCCGCGCATCGGGGGTCTTTACGACGAGAACTATGAGCACGACGCCTGTGGTGTCGCGTTCGTGGCCGATCTCGCCGGTCGCAGAGACCACGGCATCGTCGCCAAAGCTCTCGTCGCCCTGCGCAATCTGGAGCACCGAGGGGCCAGAGGCGCCGAGCCGGACACCGGTGACGGCGCGGGCATCCTGATCCAGGTGCCCGACGAGTTCTTCCGCGCGGTCGTCGACTTCCCCCTGCCAGAGCACTACGCCGTGGGCACCGCCTTCCTGCCGGTCGACGAGACCGCGCGCGCCGAGGCCGTGGCCGCCATCGAGCGGGTCGCCGCCGAAGAGGGCGCCGTCGTGCTGGGCTGGCGCGAGCTGCCGGTCGAGCCAGAGCACGCGGGCGCCACCGCCGCGTCGGTCATGCCGCATTTCGTCCAGCTGTTCATCGCCGCCGCCGACGGGGTGTCCGGGCTGCCGTTGGAGCGCCTCGCGTTCTGCGTGCGCAAGCGGGCCGAGCATGACGCAGCTGGGGAGAACGGGGTCTATTTCGCCTCTTTGTCCTCGCGCACGATCGTCTACAAGGGAATGCTCACCGAGCCACAGGTCGGCCTCTTCTTCACCGACCTGCGCGACGAGCGGGTCACCAGCTCGATCGGCCTGGTGCACTCCCGCTTCTCCACCAACACGTTCCCGTCCTGGCCGCTGGCGCACCCGTACCGGTACATCGCGCACAACGGTGAGATCAACACCCTGCGCGGCAACCGGGCGTGGATGGACGCCCGCGAGTCGATGCTGGCCAGCGACCTGATCCCGGGCGACCTCAAGCGGATCTTCCCGGTCATCACCCGCGGGGCCAGCGACTCGGCGTCCTTCGACGAGGTGCTGGAGCTGCTGCACCTGGGCGGCCGCAGCCTCCCGCACGCCGTGCTGATGATGATCCCCGAGGCGTGGGAGAACCACACCGAGATGGACCCGGCCCGCCGGGCGTTCTACGAGTTCCACTCGACGCTGATGGAGCCGTGGGACGGCCCCGCGCTGGTCTCGTTCACCGACGGCACCCAGATCGGCGCGGTGCTCGACCGCAACGGCCTGCGCCCGGCGCGCTTCTGCGTGACCGAGGATGGGCTGGTGCTGCTGGCCTCCGAGATGGGCGTCCTGGACATCGACCCGACCACGATCGTCCGCAAGGGACGCCTGGAGCCGGGCAAGATGTTCCTGGTCGACACCGCCGCGGGCCGCATCGTCGACGACGAGGAGATCAAGGGCGCGCTGGCCGCCGAGCACCCCTACGCCGAGTGGGTCGCCGCAGGCCTGACCCCGCTGGACTCGCTGCCAGAGCGCGAGCGCGAGATCCCCACGCACGCCTCCCTGGTGCGCCGCCAGCAGGCCTTCGGCTACACCGAGGAAGAGCTGGCGATCCTGTTGCAGCCGATGGCCCGCACCGGCGCGGAGCCGATCGGCTCGATGGGCAACGACGCCCCGCTGGCCCCGCTGTCGACCCACCAGCGTCCGCTGTTCGACTACTTCAGCCAGCTGTTCGCCCAGGTCACCAACCCGCCGCTGGACGCTATCCGCGAGGAGCTGGTGACCTCGTTGGGCGCGCAGCTCGGCGCCGAGCCCAACCTGCTGGAGACCGGCGCGGACTCGTGCCGCCGGATCACGCTGCCGTTCCCGGTGCTGGACAACGACGAGCTGGCCAAGATCGTCCACGTCAACGACGACGGCGACCGGCCCGAGTACCAGTCGGTCACCATCCACGGTCTCTACGACGTGCGCGGCGGCGGTGACGCGTTGCGTGAGCAGCTCGACGAGATCCGCGCCGAGGTGTCGTGGGCGATCAAGAACGGCGCCAGGGTGGTCGTGCTGTCCGACCGCGGCGTCAACGAGAACCAGGCCCCGATCCCGTCGCTGCTCCTGGTCGGCGCGGTGCACCAGCACCTGGTGCGGGAGAAGACCCGGACCCAGGTCAGCCTGCTGGTCGAGTCCGGCGACGCCCGCGAGGTGCACCACATCGCGCTGCTGATCGGCTACGGCGCCGCGGCGGTCAACCCGTACCTGGCGATGGCCACCGTCGAGGAGCTGGCCGAGCAGGGTCTGATCCCGGGTGTGGACGCCAGGCAGGCCACCCGGAACCTGATCAAGGCGCTGGGCAAGGGCGTGCGCAAGACCATGTCCAAGATGGGTGTGTCCACTGTGGCCTCCTACACCGGCGCGCAGATCTTCGAGGCGCTGGGCCTTGGCGCCGAGGTGATCGACGCGTGCTTCACCGGGACCACGTCCCGGCTGGGCGGCGTCGGCTTCGACGTGCTGGCCGCCGAGGTGGCCCAGCGGCACGAGGGCGCGTTCCCGGTCGACGGTGTGCGGCCCAGCCACCGCGACCTCGGGGTCGGCGGCGACTACCAGTGGCGGCGCGAGGGCGAACCGCACCTGTTCAACCCGCAGACGGTGTTCAAGCTGCAGCACTCCACCCGCGCGGGCAAGTACGAGGTCTTCAAGGAGTACACCCGCGCGGTCGACGACCAGTCGGCGTCGCTGAAGACGCTGCGCGGCCTGTTCGCCTTCAAGCAGGGCGTGCGCCCGCCGGTGCCGATCGAGGAGGTCGAGCCGGTCGAGTCGATCGTCAAGCGGTTCGGCACTGGCGCGATCTCCTACGGCTCGATCTCCCAGGAGATGCACGAGACGCTGGCGATCGCCATGAACCAGCTGGGCGCCAAGTCCAACACCGGCGAGGGCGGCGAGGACTCGGACCGCCTCTACGACCCGAAGCGTCGTTCGGCGATCAAGCAGGTGGCGTCCGGCCGGTTCGGCGTGACCAGCGAGTACCTGGTCAACGCCGACGACATCCAGATCAAGATGGCCCAGGGCGCCAAGCCGGGCGAGGGCGGTCAGCTGCCGGGTACGAAGGTGTACCCGTGGATCGCCAAGACCCGGCACTCGACGCCCGGCGTCGGCCTGATCTCGCCGCCGCCGCACCACGACATCTACTCGATCGAAGACCTGGCGCAGCTCATCCACGACCTGAAGAACGCCAACCCGGCCGCCCGCATCCACGTGAAGCTGGTGTCCGAGGTCGGCGTCGGCACGGTCGCGGCGGGCGTGTCCAAGGCGCACGCCGACGTCGTGCTGATCTCCGGCCACGACGGCGGCACGGGCGCCTCTCCCCTGTCGTCGATCAAGCACGCGGGCGGTCCGTGGGAGCTCGGCCTGGCCGAGACCCAGCAGACGCTGCTGGCCAACCGGCTGCGCGACCGGATCGTCGTGCAGACCGACGGCCAGCTCAAGACCGGCCGTGACGTCATGGTCGCCGCGCTGCTCGGCGCCGAGGAATTCGGCTTCGCGACGGCGCCGCTGGTGGTGTCGGGCTGCATCATGATGCGCGTCTGCCATCTGGACACCTGTCCGGTCGGCGTCGCCACGCAGAACCCGGTGCTGCGCGAGCGGTTCAGCGGCAAGGCCGAGTACGTGGTCAACTTCTTCCAGTTCATCGCCGAGGAGGTGCGGGAGTACCTGGCGGAGCTGGGCTTCCGCTCGCTGGAGGAGGCCGTCGGCCACGCCGAGCTGCTCGACATGCGCGACGCGGTCGACCACTGGAAGGCCTCGGGGCTCGACCTGACCCCGATCTTCCACGTGCCCGACCTGGCGCCGCGCGCGGCCCGGCACTGTGTGACCACCCAGGACCACGGCCTGGAGAAGGCGCTGGACAACACGCTGATCCAGCTCGCCGAGGGCGCGCTGAACTCCGGCGACCACGTGCGGCTGGAGCTGCCCGTGCGCAACGTCAACCGGACCGTGGGCACCATGCTCGGCTCCGAGGTGACCAAGCGCTGGGGCGGCGAGGGCCTGCCGGACGACACCATCGACGTGACCTTCAC from Alloactinosynnema sp. L-07 includes:
- the gltB gene encoding glutamate synthase large subunit, giving the protein MTTRQDPRIGGLYDENYEHDACGVAFVADLAGRRDHGIVAKALVALRNLEHRGARGAEPDTGDGAGILIQVPDEFFRAVVDFPLPEHYAVGTAFLPVDETARAEAVAAIERVAAEEGAVVLGWRELPVEPEHAGATAASVMPHFVQLFIAAADGVSGLPLERLAFCVRKRAEHDAAGENGVYFASLSSRTIVYKGMLTEPQVGLFFTDLRDERVTSSIGLVHSRFSTNTFPSWPLAHPYRYIAHNGEINTLRGNRAWMDARESMLASDLIPGDLKRIFPVITRGASDSASFDEVLELLHLGGRSLPHAVLMMIPEAWENHTEMDPARRAFYEFHSTLMEPWDGPALVSFTDGTQIGAVLDRNGLRPARFCVTEDGLVLLASEMGVLDIDPTTIVRKGRLEPGKMFLVDTAAGRIVDDEEIKGALAAEHPYAEWVAAGLTPLDSLPEREREIPTHASLVRRQQAFGYTEEELAILLQPMARTGAEPIGSMGNDAPLAPLSTHQRPLFDYFSQLFAQVTNPPLDAIREELVTSLGAQLGAEPNLLETGADSCRRITLPFPVLDNDELAKIVHVNDDGDRPEYQSVTIHGLYDVRGGGDALREQLDEIRAEVSWAIKNGARVVVLSDRGVNENQAPIPSLLLVGAVHQHLVREKTRTQVSLLVESGDAREVHHIALLIGYGAAAVNPYLAMATVEELAEQGLIPGVDARQATRNLIKALGKGVRKTMSKMGVSTVASYTGAQIFEALGLGAEVIDACFTGTTSRLGGVGFDVLAAEVAQRHEGAFPVDGVRPSHRDLGVGGDYQWRREGEPHLFNPQTVFKLQHSTRAGKYEVFKEYTRAVDDQSASLKTLRGLFAFKQGVRPPVPIEEVEPVESIVKRFGTGAISYGSISQEMHETLAIAMNQLGAKSNTGEGGEDSDRLYDPKRRSAIKQVASGRFGVTSEYLVNADDIQIKMAQGAKPGEGGQLPGTKVYPWIAKTRHSTPGVGLISPPPHHDIYSIEDLAQLIHDLKNANPAARIHVKLVSEVGVGTVAAGVSKAHADVVLISGHDGGTGASPLSSIKHAGGPWELGLAETQQTLLANRLRDRIVVQTDGQLKTGRDVMVAALLGAEEFGFATAPLVVSGCIMMRVCHLDTCPVGVATQNPVLRERFSGKAEYVVNFFQFIAEEVREYLAELGFRSLEEAVGHAELLDMRDAVDHWKASGLDLTPIFHVPDLAPRAARHCVTTQDHGLEKALDNTLIQLAEGALNSGDHVRLELPVRNVNRTVGTMLGSEVTKRWGGEGLPDDTIDVTFTGTAGQSFGAFIPRGITLRLVGDGNDYVGKGLSGGRITVRPHPGSQYTAEQHVIAGNVIGYGATGGEIFLRGKVGERFCVRNSGALAVVEGVGDHGCEYMTGGRVVVLGPTGRNFAAGMSGGIAYALDLNAQRVNPEMVDLDPLSIEDNDFLREAVAKHLAETESAVARALLADWDNAVRRFTKVMPKDYKRVLAARAAAERDGRDIDKAIMEAAHG